Genomic DNA from Selenomonas sp. oral taxon 126:
AGCTCTCCGTCTCACGCGCAGCAGAGTGACGCTGCAGGTGCAGGCCGCGTTGGACGGCGGTGTCGTAGAGCGCGTGGGCGTAGGGATGTGTTGCCTCGCGCTCGGCACTCGCGGCAAGTGCGAGGAGTGAGCCCTGCGTCATGCCCTCGGGCACGAGGGCGGAGATGAAGACGTTGCCCTCGGTGAGTGTGCCGTTGCGGTTGAATGCAATCGTGTCGACATGCAGCAGCTCCGTGAGTGCCCCCATGCGGCTGCATGTGATGCCGGAGCTGCGCAGCTGTCGCTTGATCCGCATGGCGATGAGCCAACGCGAGACAATAAAGGGGAGCGGCGAGGCGGCGAGGAAGACACCGAGAAAAATTTCGGACGCTGCTTCGACTGTGATGTCGCCCGCGATGTACCAGTATCCCGCAGCTCCTGCCGCAAGAACGACACTTGCGATAAAATGAAAGAATGAAGAAAACATTTTTTTCAAGGACGTTCAACTCCTGTCCTGTTACTTTTACACGGGCATTATAGCACAGGCGCGGGGATGTGACAAATCTCTTATCTACCTCCATCTGAGAGACTGTTGTATCAGCGATTCCCAAGATTTTCTTGTGTGCACATCGTTTCTATGCTATAATCCAGTTATTGTGATAATGTGAATTACATTTTGGGGATACGACATGGAGCTATTGCACGCAGTTTTTTCCATCTTTTCAGAACGCAGTGCGTTCTTTGTACAGCTTTTGGTTGAGCATCTGTGGATCTCGGGGGCAGCAATCGGCATCGCTGTCGTGCTCGGCGGGGCGGCGGGCATCCTCATTCATCGTTATGAGCGCGCGGCGGCACCGACGCTTGGCACGGTGAATTTCCTCTATACGATCCCGTCGATTTCGATGCTCGGTTTTTTGATTCCGTTTTTCGGCATCGGCAACCGCTCGGCGATCATTGCACTCACGATCTACGCACTCCTGCCGATGGTGCGCGCGACGCATACGGGGCTTGCGCAGATACAGCCCTCGCTTGTGGAGGCGGCAATCGGCATGGGCGGCTCGGCGTTTCATGTGCTGACGCGCGTTCAGATTCCGCTTGCGATGCCCGTCATCATGTCCGGGATTCGCAATATGGCGACGATGACGATTGCACTTGCCGGCATTGCGTCCTTTATCGGTGCGGGCGGTCTCGGTGTCGCAATCTATCGCGGCATCACGACGAACAACCCCGCGCTCACGATTGCGGGGAGCCTCCTGATCGCCGTGCTTGCGCTCGTGGTGGACGGCGCACTGGGGCAGGTCGAGGTGTGGCTGAAACGCCCCGCACGCATCACAGGAAACGTACGCGCTGCTTATGCGGGGGCAGCTGCCGTACTGCTCATTGCCGTGAGCACGGTGACCTACGGCTTCTTCGGCAAGGCGGATGTCGTCCACATTGCGACCAAGCCGATGACGGAGCAGCTGATTATGGGCGAGATGCTGAAACTCGTGATTGAGCACGATACGGGGCTCGAGGCACGCATCACAGCGGGCGTCGGCGGCGGTACGTCGAACATCCACCCCGGGATGGAGAGCGGCGCGTTCGACATTTACCCGGAGTATACGGGAACGGGCTGGAACATGGTGCTCAAGGAGGAGTCAAAATACAGCGAGGAACTGTTTCCGCAGCTGTCCGAGGAATATGAGCGCCGTTTTGCGATGCGTTGGGTCGGGATGTACGGCTTCAACGATACGTTCGGCGTTGCCGTGCGGCATGAGATTGCGGAACAGTACGATCTGCACACGTATTCTGACCTGCGCCGCGTTGCCCCTCAGCTCGTCTTTGGTGCGGAGTACGATTTTTTTGAGCGTGCGGATGGGTATCCTGCGCTCTGCAAGGCGTACGGGCTGGATTTTGCCCGCACGGTCGACCTCGATATCGGGCTGAAATATCAGGCACTCGCGAACAAGCAAATTGATGTGATGGTTGTGTTCACGACAGACGGACAGCTTGCGGCGGCGGATGCGCGTGTGCTCACGGATGATCGGAATTTTTTCCCGTCCTATCGCTGCGGAAACGTTGTGCGTGCGGAGGTGTTGGAGCGACATCCGGAGCTTGTGCCTGTACTGGAGAAGCTGACGGACAGTATCACGGACGAGGAGATGGCGGCGATGAACCACGCTGTTGAGAGCGAGGGGAAGGAACCGCACGCAGTCGCGGAGGAATTTCTGCGCGCAAAGGGGCTTTTGATTTGAAACAGGCATCTGTCGGCATCCTCTCCATGCGAACTCCACGCAAACGCTTAGTTACGCAAGCGGTCGGGCACTTATCTGCCTAAATACCTGCGAACTTCTTAAACGCGCTTCGCTTGAACGAAAGAAATTCGCAGGGGGCAGAACGTGCCCTCGTTTCCGCTTGCTCCACTAGGGTTTGCTTAGGAGAATCGCATGGTGCATTGGTATTCTGTCCTCTGAGTTTCTTGAAATAAATCACGTTCAATGTTAGAATACAGAAGAGTAAAAATATTTCGCAGGAGGAAGCGATATGAGCATAAACACGACCAAGATGGAGCAGGACAAGGTGCTGCGCCTGATGGCGGAGAAGTACCCGACGAAGGAGATTGTCTACGAGAAAATCGTCTACCTGCAGTCACAGCTCATGCTACCGAAGGGCACGGAGCACTTCATGAGCGATCTACACGGCGCGTACGACTCCTTCT
This window encodes:
- a CDS encoding ABC transporter permease/substrate-binding protein, producing MELLHAVFSIFSERSAFFVQLLVEHLWISGAAIGIAVVLGGAAGILIHRYERAAAPTLGTVNFLYTIPSISMLGFLIPFFGIGNRSAIIALTIYALLPMVRATHTGLAQIQPSLVEAAIGMGGSAFHVLTRVQIPLAMPVIMSGIRNMATMTIALAGIASFIGAGGLGVAIYRGITTNNPALTIAGSLLIAVLALVVDGALGQVEVWLKRPARITGNVRAAYAGAAAVLLIAVSTVTYGFFGKADVVHIATKPMTEQLIMGEMLKLVIEHDTGLEARITAGVGGGTSNIHPGMESGAFDIYPEYTGTGWNMVLKEESKYSEELFPQLSEEYERRFAMRWVGMYGFNDTFGVAVRHEIAEQYDLHTYSDLRRVAPQLVFGAEYDFFERADGYPALCKAYGLDFARTVDLDIGLKYQALANKQIDVMVVFTTDGQLAAADARVLTDDRNFFPSYRCGNVVRAEVLERHPELVPVLEKLTDSITDEEMAAMNHAVESEGKEPHAVAEEFLRAKGLLI